Part of the Bacillus cereus group sp. RP43 genome is shown below.
ACACACTCCGCAAATAATGCCAGTAATTACACCATCTGATATAACGCGTCCCATCCCTACTAACTTTTGGTCATCAAAAACATATATTGCATACCAACTTTGCTTACACATTTGCTCTAACTCGTTAACCGATAATTCAAGAGAATTCCATCCTAAAGATTCATACATAGTTAATAATTCATTGAAATCTTTAGGGGGGCAATCGTGTAATTTAAAATAGTTTTCATGTAAATACTCCCTATCATCCTTTTTGTTTTTATTCCATAAAATTTTTGACCGTCGTTAAACTGACTAGAACAATACTTCAATAAGAAAAAATGAAACTCCTTCTCTTTAAAAACACAAGGAACTTAATAAGATTGATACCATATATATTTCTCTATTTAATATTTGTTTAGTATATCAACTAATGGTGAGTATAAAATATATACATTTCAACCATCACCAAATACTGAATCTAAATTACAATTATAAGAAAAAGAAGGTATCTCATCTTTTTGAGATACCTTCTTTTATATCAATCTATCATTATATTATCAACCGAAAATCATACAGCTACATACGATAAGAACAAACAAAACTAATAAACTATTTGAGAAATAACCCATAGAATACTACCCCTTTATTTAATTATGTAAAAGATTTTACCATAAAATTATTAATAGTATAATGACTGAAAAAGACATTGGCTTCATTAGTTTTTTATGTATAAAGTAATATTTTATAATTTTTCCATTCTCCTCTCATAAAAATACTTTAACTTTTCCTCTACTATATTTCTCACGATTTAAATAACCTCATATTAGTAAATAATGACTAATATGAATGTAATTATTTGATTTTAAGTGAAAATAGCAATAAAATAATTACTAAATTGATAAAGGACACGAAAAATAGACGATACTATTAAACAATTTATTAGAAAACATCCGAATGCTACTATAGTAAATATCGGTTCTGGACTAGACACTACTTTTTCAAGAATTGATAACGGTACTATACAGCGGTATAACCTTGATTTGCCTGATGCGATCAATTTTCGCAAAATATTAATTGAAGATACACCTCGAAATATAAGCATTGCAAAATCATTCTTTGACACTTCTTGGTCCAACGCTATAAAATATGATCCGAAAGACGATATTCTTTTCATATCAGCAGGTGTGTTTTATTACTTTAAAGAAGAAGAACTGAAGGACGGGAGAGTGTTTTAATGAGAGTTCACGAAATACCCATTGTTAATAAAAAGGCTTACCTTTTACTGAATGTGGAAGGAGGACATGCTTCAGTTATAGTTTGTCACTATTTGGATTATAAATCAGTTCTTTTATCTTTATCTGGATTCTCGCCCAAACTAATGACCTCTTCTCCTTTTCAATAGTTTCGAGTTAGGTCCGGGATTTCTAAAGGTCGCGTACGTTCCAAACAATCTCACCGCGCTCGTCCCACGTACTGTGATGCCTCTCAAATCCTATCTTTTCTAACACCCGGAAGGACGCAACATTCCAAGCGCCTACAGTCGACCAAAGTCTGTGGCGCCCGGTAGCAATCGCAGCGTCTAGCACAGCAGATGCCGCCTCAGTCGCATAGCCTTTGCCATGAGCACTGCGGAACAACTCGTATGCGATCTCCGGCTCTTCCAGTGTGGAACGACCGATAATCAAGCCACAGTATCCGATGAAATCACCTTCGTCTCGTCGGCGAATAGTGAGAAGGGAAATACCATTTTCGACTGCCCTCTTACGCATCTCGATAAGTTGGCTACGAACGGCGTCAAGGGTTGGCATATCAACACCACGTTCGCCAATTAATTTTCTCATCCAAGCTGAATCGGATTCCTCCCACATATTCAGATCAAGTCGTTCAGTTTTCAGCTGGAACTCCATAGCTTTAAATAAAGCTGTCATAGTGGAAACCTCCTAGTTATGTTACTGCACTCATAATAGTTTCGCGCCTCATCAGGTTGGAAACCCGGTTGATTCGCGAATCTATTTTCCAACTCTCGCGAGAGTTTATAGCAACAGTATACAAAAAATTAGTGTTATTTCATGCATAAGTAATTACCCTACAAAATAGACCTTTTTGTCAAACTTTTTTCAAAACTAACTATAATATAAAGGCAAGAACATATTGTACATATCAAATAGGTCCTCTCCTTTACTTTTATTTACTTCAACAACTATAAACTAAATATAATTCGGACGAAGTCTTTTTTATTTATCTTTCAACTAAGCTAATTGCTAACTCACGTTTGTATCGAATAGATGTGAAACCTTCGCCTACAGGTAGCCCATAAGCTAGTCTTTCATCTTGATATTTAAATCCAACTGCTTCATAAAATGGAATTCCCATATCATTATCTTTAGCAACTGAAACCCATTGTTCTTTTGCACCACGTTCAATTTGATCATTTTTAATAATGTACACCATCTTCCAACATGTACTGAATCACTTATTTTCTCTCCTTATCGCTCATTTACTACCACCTAAATGTATATGTTCTAATTATTAACACCTTTTTCTTTTAAATTCTTTAGGCCCTATCCTCATTTATAGTAATAGCTTTCTTATTCGAAAAAAGATTTTTAAAAATTCCTACCCCTACAATTAATAGACCTATACCAATTAATTTATTTATTTGTATAGGTACTCTCCCCATTCCAAACAATCCAAATGTATCAATACATAATGCAACAACTAATTGAGTAATAAGGCTAATGAGCACCGTATAAGCTGGACCTAAACTCTTTATTGCACCCATTATACAAATAATTAATCCGATACCAAACAATCCACTTATATAAAATAAATAATTTGCAGTATAAAAGTTAATGCTTATACTTTTCTCTGTAATGATATGAAATAAAACAGAACTTATGAGACCTATTCCAAGAACACATGCAGTTGTAAGCCACTGTCCTACATTTTCATTCACTTTCGTATTAAAAACAGATTGTAAGCTAATTAATATTCCAGCTAATATAGCTAAACTAAATCCAATCATAATCCTTTTCTCCCTTTCATTACTCATATATATTATCTTTAGCAACTTCCTTCATTCTAGAAAAATCTTTAATTACAATAACTCCATTATTCTTTTCAATTAATTTTTCATTATAAAATTTTTGTAAAACTCGAATTGCATGCCTATAACTTACACCTATATAATCTGCAATACTTGATACAGAAGTTGAATCCAAATCCTCTTTATACATATTCCCATTACTATCTGTTGAAATTGAAAGTAAATAACTAGCTACACGTACTTCTACCGGATAAAGTAAATTTAGAGCTGTAAAACGAGTCGATATTTTTAACGTGTTCGCAATATTTTCAAGCAAAAAGTTCATAAATATAGGATCATGTAATAACTTGTTTCTAATAACCGTATTAGAAATGGAGATAGCTACAACATCAGAACAAGCTTCAACAACATTATGCGCTTTACTATTTTGTATTAGTTCAATATCACCGACAACTGCCAACGGATTTATAAAGCGAAGGATTAGTTTCTTTCCTTCTGGTGTAATCGTGTAAACTTTTACTTTTCCTTTAATAACAAAATATAAACGATGCATTTCATCATCTTTATCGCAAATAAGCTTGCCTTTTTCAAAATGATTTACTTGAAAATTGTCAGTACTTATTCCTGGAAAAATTCCAAGCATATTAAAAGCTTTCAAATATTGAATAATTAAGTCTGATTTATTATCCACTTACAATCCCTTCTTTCCTTACATATTAAACACAAAAATACCTAAAATCATTACTATTGTCCCCACAATATGGTATCTCTCCATTTGTATCTTTTTTATATGAAATAATCCTTTCATTTCAATAACAGTAGCTGTTAATAATTGAGCAACCATAAGTGTTCCAGCTGTTAATGTAACTCCCATTGAATATATCGCCATTGTTTCTGTACAAATAATCAAGCCACCAAGTGCACCAGCTGCTAAATATACTTTTTTTACACCCTTTAAATCTGTTACTTTCTCTTCTTTCTTTAACAAAAATATAGTTGTTGCAATAAGAAACCCAATTAAATGCGTCATAATACTCGTCGACCATATACCGATATCTGAACTAAGTTTCGCATTAAACGTACCTTGAAGTGTAATGAATACTCCTCCAAAAACTGCAAGTAAAATACCTTTCAAAAAATCACCTCCTAATCTTCTATCTATGATTTAATTAAAAGCTACAATGCTACAACGA
Proteins encoded:
- a CDS encoding GNAT family N-acetyltransferase, whose translation is MTALFKAMEFQLKTERLDLNMWEESDSAWMRKLIGERGVDMPTLDAVRSQLIEMRKRAVENGISLLTIRRRDEGDFIGYCGLIIGRSTLEEPEIAYELFRSAHGKGYATEAASAVLDAAIATGRHRLWSTVGAWNVASFRVLEKIGFERHHSTWDERGEIVWNVRDL
- a CDS encoding DMT family transporter, giving the protein MIGFSLAILAGILISLQSVFNTKVNENVGQWLTTACVLGIGLISSVLFHIITEKSISINFYTANYLFYISGLFGIGLIICIMGAIKSLGPAYTVLISLITQLVVALCIDTFGLFGMGRVPIQINKLIGIGLLIVGVGIFKNLFSNKKAITINEDRA
- a CDS encoding cyclic nucleotide-binding domain-containing protein, which gives rise to MDNKSDLIIQYLKAFNMLGIFPGISTDNFQVNHFEKGKLICDKDDEMHRLYFVIKGKVKVYTITPEGKKLILRFINPLAVVGDIELIQNSKAHNVVEACSDVVAISISNTVIRNKLLHDPIFMNFLLENIANTLKISTRFTALNLLYPVEVRVASYLLSISTDSNGNMYKEDLDSTSVSSIADYIGVSYRHAIRVLQKFYNEKLIEKNNGVIVIKDFSRMKEVAKDNIYE
- a CDS encoding DMT family transporter codes for the protein MKGILLAVFGGVFITLQGTFNAKLSSDIGIWSTSIMTHLIGFLIATTIFLLKKEEKVTDLKGVKKVYLAAGALGGLIICTETMAIYSMGVTLTAGTLMVAQLLTATVIEMKGLFHIKKIQMERYHIVGTIVMILGIFVFNM